From Demequina capsici, one genomic window encodes:
- a CDS encoding SDR family NAD(P)-dependent oxidoreductase yields MTQRTAVVTGASSGIGEATARQLAADGWNVVLGARRLDRLEALAAEIGGTALALDVTDPASVEAFCDAIPVVSLLVANAGGAFGTTSVAEADDDEWLRMFDVNVMGTVRTVRGLLPKLIASGDGQVVTLGSIAALEPYPGGAGYNAAKHAVKALTRVLRLEMKGQPIRVSEIDPGLVETEFSVVRFEGDQERADKVYEGMTPLVAQDIAEAIAWVASRPSHVNIDSMLIMPRAQVSAQVVHREL; encoded by the coding sequence ATGACCCAGCGCACCGCCGTCGTCACCGGAGCCTCGAGCGGCATCGGTGAGGCCACCGCCCGCCAGCTCGCGGCCGACGGATGGAACGTGGTGCTCGGCGCCCGCCGCCTCGACCGTCTCGAGGCCCTCGCCGCAGAGATCGGCGGCACCGCGCTCGCGCTCGACGTCACGGACCCCGCCTCGGTCGAGGCCTTCTGCGACGCCATCCCGGTCGTCAGCCTGCTCGTCGCGAACGCAGGCGGCGCGTTCGGCACCACCTCCGTCGCGGAGGCCGACGACGACGAGTGGCTGCGCATGTTCGATGTGAACGTCATGGGCACCGTGCGCACCGTCCGCGGCCTGCTCCCCAAGCTGATCGCGTCGGGCGACGGCCAGGTGGTGACCCTCGGCTCGATCGCCGCGCTCGAGCCCTACCCCGGCGGTGCCGGCTACAACGCCGCCAAGCACGCCGTGAAGGCGCTGACGAGAGTCCTCCGGCTCGAGATGAAGGGTCAGCCGATCCGGGTGTCCGAGATCGACCCCGGGCTGGTGGAGACGGAGTTCTCGGTGGTGCGCTTCGAGGGCGACCAGGAGCGGGCGGACAAGGTCTACGAAGGCATGACGCCGCTGGTCGCGCAGGACATCGCCGAGGCGATCGCCTGGGTCGCCTCGCGGCCGTCGCACGTGAACATCGACTCCATGCTGATCATGCCGCGCGCGCAGGTGTCCGCCCAGGTGGTGCACCGCGAGCTGTGA
- a CDS encoding AI-2E family transporter, with protein MAADATDLPADVIAAARTDAANRPAASLPAWADRLIWTVLWKIVAVGLAVAAGLWAIGQLSHFLGLLGIALFFALAMIPGVEALTRRFGMRRGAAVGIIYLAALLVVVLLVVVLIPGIVRFAQEVSSAAAVWFEHLNTWWEGMFGSPLLDQGDATDETSALAKLVQQWASGALGAVSSGIGAVFNLMTIAMFAFYLAADWPRVMRAVMSRMPPERQRVFKWVATTSIEQTGGYFYSRLLLASVCGGLGFVAMLIVGLDLVYALPLAMFMGFVSTFIPFIGTYLGAALPILITLAVVGVANAIGLLVWVLIYQQLENYALSPKLSSKTMELNGAVAFGGAIAGGALAGPMGAFMALPIAALITAIIKNTGRTYAVIDEEVAADEEPVEEPDEPGALRRGLTRIGSLFRRPRD; from the coding sequence ATGGCAGCCGACGCGACCGACCTGCCCGCCGACGTCATCGCCGCGGCCCGCACCGACGCCGCGAATCGTCCCGCCGCCTCGCTCCCCGCCTGGGCGGACAGGCTCATCTGGACGGTGCTGTGGAAGATCGTCGCGGTCGGCCTGGCGGTCGCCGCGGGCCTGTGGGCGATCGGCCAGCTGTCGCACTTCCTTGGGCTCCTGGGCATCGCCCTGTTCTTCGCGCTGGCGATGATCCCCGGCGTCGAGGCGCTCACCCGTCGTTTCGGCATGCGCAGGGGCGCGGCCGTCGGGATCATCTACCTGGCTGCGCTGCTCGTCGTCGTGCTGCTCGTGGTGGTGCTGATCCCCGGCATCGTGCGGTTCGCCCAGGAGGTCAGCTCCGCTGCCGCCGTCTGGTTCGAGCACCTGAACACCTGGTGGGAGGGCATGTTCGGCTCCCCGTTGCTCGACCAGGGCGATGCGACCGACGAGACGAGCGCGCTCGCGAAGCTCGTGCAGCAATGGGCCTCGGGCGCGCTCGGCGCGGTGTCCTCGGGCATCGGCGCCGTGTTCAACCTGATGACCATCGCGATGTTCGCGTTCTACCTGGCCGCCGACTGGCCTCGCGTCATGCGCGCGGTCATGTCGCGGATGCCCCCGGAGCGTCAGCGCGTGTTCAAGTGGGTCGCCACCACCTCGATCGAGCAGACCGGAGGCTACTTCTACTCCCGCCTGCTGCTCGCGTCGGTGTGCGGCGGTCTCGGCTTCGTCGCCATGCTGATCGTCGGGCTCGACCTGGTGTACGCCTTGCCGCTCGCCATGTTCATGGGGTTCGTCTCCACGTTCATCCCGTTCATCGGCACCTACCTGGGCGCCGCGCTGCCGATCCTCATCACGCTCGCCGTGGTGGGCGTGGCCAACGCGATCGGCCTGCTCGTGTGGGTCCTGATCTACCAGCAGCTCGAGAACTACGCGCTGAGCCCCAAGCTGTCCTCGAAGACCATGGAGCTCAACGGCGCGGTCGCGTTCGGCGGGGCCATCGCGGGCGGTGCGCTCGCAGGACCGATGGGCGCTTTCATGGCACTGCCGATCGCGGCGCTCATCACGGCGATCATCAAGAACACCGGCCGTACCTACGCGGTGATCGACGAGGAGGTCGCCGCTGACGAGGAGCCCGTCGAGGAGCCCGACGAGCCAGGGGCGCTGCGGCGGGGCCTCACCCGCATCGGCAGCCTGTTCCGACGTCCGCGCGACTGA
- a CDS encoding HdeD family acid-resistance protein, which translates to MTAGDEENGAPSTEVPRGAQGMMAMFVSLDDAPPPPQVVKAMSGVVGFLGAVSLLLGLVLAIWPSATLKVGAALVAINFLLSGVLRLVIGALRTGYSGAMRAVMLIFGMLLVIGGVVMLRNLDSSAKVLLLITVLMVGLGWIVEGVMALVDSSNARSRGWAIAAGALSLLAGIVVLVIPGWTAVVFVAFTAFALILLGVAGLVRSFTMRRSLKAA; encoded by the coding sequence ATGACCGCTGGGGACGAGGAGAACGGTGCTCCGTCGACCGAGGTGCCGCGCGGGGCGCAGGGGATGATGGCGATGTTCGTCAGCCTGGACGACGCACCGCCGCCGCCCCAGGTGGTCAAGGCGATGAGCGGCGTCGTCGGCTTCCTCGGAGCCGTGTCGCTGCTGCTGGGCCTGGTGCTCGCGATCTGGCCCAGCGCCACGCTCAAGGTGGGCGCCGCGCTGGTCGCGATCAACTTCCTGCTGTCCGGCGTGCTCCGCCTGGTGATCGGCGCGCTCCGCACGGGCTACTCGGGCGCGATGCGCGCGGTGATGCTGATCTTCGGCATGCTGCTCGTGATCGGTGGCGTGGTCATGCTGCGCAACCTCGACTCGAGCGCGAAGGTCCTGCTGCTGATCACCGTCCTCATGGTGGGCCTCGGCTGGATCGTCGAGGGCGTGATGGCGCTGGTCGACTCGAGCAACGCGCGCTCGCGAGGCTGGGCGATCGCCGCGGGCGCGCTGTCGCTGCTCGCAGGCATCGTGGTGCTGGTGATCCCCGGCTGGACCGCGGTCGTGTTCGTCGCCTTCACCGCGTTCGCCCTGATCCTGCTGGGCGTCGCGGGCCTCGTGCGCTCCTTCACGATGCGGCGCTCCCTCAAGGCGGCCTGA
- a CDS encoding ornithine cyclodeaminase — translation MVQFVDVASMSRWMAQEGVAGLIADLVTYLEDDYRRWEQFDKAPRVPAHSEHGVIELMPTADAELYGFKYVNGHPINPSRGLQTVTAFGALSDMATGYPLMLAEMSLLTALRTAATSAMAARHLARPDSRVHALIGTGSQSEFQALGMREVLGLNDLRIWDVDPAAMDKFERNATALGFRVHRAASASDAVAGADVVTTCTADKVNATILTDDMIEPGMHLNAIGGDSPGKTELDPAILLRGDTFVEFHPQTLIEGEIQKLGADHPTTDLWRVVDGQLPGRTSAEQITVFDSVGFAINDFSALRFLRDRVSGTAYATEIDLIAEPADPKDLFSLVALAPAVARR, via the coding sequence ATGGTCCAGTTCGTCGACGTCGCGAGCATGAGCCGCTGGATGGCGCAGGAGGGCGTCGCCGGCCTGATCGCCGACCTCGTGACCTACCTCGAGGACGACTACCGCCGCTGGGAGCAGTTCGACAAGGCCCCGCGGGTGCCGGCGCACTCCGAGCACGGGGTGATCGAGCTGATGCCCACCGCCGATGCGGAGCTGTACGGCTTCAAGTACGTGAACGGCCACCCCATCAACCCCTCGCGCGGCCTCCAGACCGTCACCGCGTTCGGCGCGCTGTCCGACATGGCCACCGGCTACCCGCTGATGCTCGCCGAGATGTCGCTCCTCACGGCCCTGCGCACGGCCGCCACGTCGGCGATGGCGGCGCGTCACCTGGCGCGACCCGACTCGCGCGTCCACGCCCTGATCGGCACCGGCTCGCAGTCGGAGTTCCAGGCTCTCGGCATGCGCGAGGTGCTCGGGCTGAACGACCTGCGCATCTGGGACGTGGACCCGGCGGCGATGGACAAGTTCGAGCGCAACGCCACCGCGCTCGGCTTCAGGGTGCACCGCGCCGCCTCCGCGTCCGACGCGGTCGCGGGGGCCGACGTGGTCACCACCTGCACCGCCGACAAGGTCAACGCGACGATCCTCACGGACGACATGATCGAGCCCGGCATGCACCTCAACGCGATCGGAGGCGACAGCCCGGGCAAGACCGAGCTCGACCCGGCGATCCTGCTGCGCGGCGACACGTTCGTGGAGTTCCACCCGCAGACCCTCATCGAGGGCGAGATCCAGAAGCTCGGCGCGGACCACCCCACGACCGACCTGTGGCGCGTGGTCGACGGACAGCTCCCCGGCCGCACCAGCGCCGAGCAGATCACCGTGTTCGACTCCGTCGGCTTCGCGATCAACGACTTCTCCGCGCTGCGCTTCCTGCGCGACCGCGTGTCCGGCACCGCGTACGCCACGGAGATCGACCTGATCGCCGAGCCTGCGGACCCGAAGGACCTGTTCTCGCTGGTAGCCCTGGCGCCCGCAGTCGCACGCCGGTAG
- the ddaH gene encoding dimethylargininase codes for MTITAPVAIQQERIASPLTVLMCRPEHFTVSYSINPWMHPEDPTDTSRALSQWHELRRVFERLQFTVRLVEPGRGLPDMVFAANGGLVVDGTAYTARFTFPERAPEADLYADWFRAAGYDVVAAEETNEGEGDVLLAGDALLAGTGFRTDTASHAEMAALYGREVVSLRLVRPDFYHLDTALAVLDARPGHEHIAYLPSAFDDASRAELERRFPDAILVDEHDAKVFGLNAVSDGLHVITAARATAFQHQLREAGYEPIGVDLTELLLAGGGAKCCTLVLRDRPTTAEEAR; via the coding sequence TTGACCATCACCGCCCCCGTGGCCATTCAGCAGGAGCGCATCGCCTCGCCGCTCACCGTCCTCATGTGCCGACCCGAGCACTTCACCGTGTCGTACTCCATCAACCCGTGGATGCACCCTGAGGACCCGACGGACACGAGCCGCGCGCTGTCGCAGTGGCACGAGCTGCGTCGCGTCTTCGAGCGCCTGCAGTTCACGGTCCGGCTCGTGGAGCCCGGCCGGGGGCTCCCGGACATGGTGTTCGCCGCCAACGGCGGCCTGGTCGTCGACGGCACCGCGTACACCGCTCGCTTCACCTTCCCTGAGCGCGCCCCCGAGGCGGACCTCTACGCCGACTGGTTCCGCGCCGCCGGCTACGACGTGGTCGCTGCGGAGGAGACCAACGAGGGCGAGGGCGACGTGCTGCTGGCCGGCGACGCGCTGCTCGCCGGCACGGGCTTCCGCACCGACACCGCGTCCCACGCGGAGATGGCCGCCCTGTACGGTCGCGAGGTCGTGTCCCTGCGCCTCGTCCGCCCCGACTTCTACCACCTGGACACCGCGCTCGCCGTGCTCGACGCCCGTCCCGGACACGAGCACATCGCCTACCTGCCGAGCGCCTTCGACGACGCGAGCAGGGCTGAGCTGGAGCGCCGCTTCCCCGACGCGATCCTGGTCGACGAGCACGACGCCAAGGTCTTCGGGCTCAACGCCGTGTCCGACGGGCTGCACGTCATCACCGCGGCCCGCGCCACCGCCTTCCAGCACCAGCTGCGCGAGGCGGGCTACGAGCCCATCGGCGTGGACCTCACCGAGCTGCTGCTCGCCGGCGGCGGCGCCAAGTGCTGCACGCTCGTGCTCCGGGACCGCCCCACGACCGCCGAGGAGGCACGCTGA
- a CDS encoding Lrp/AsnC family transcriptional regulator, with amino-acid sequence MSIDDLDRRIIDELKLDGRISYQDMGERIGLSPTAVKRRMDRMASAGVIRGYTVLVDPSVDGRDTEAFVEVFCRGTVGPDELRRILSGIPDVIEAQTVTGEADALVRLRASSMPALEDALEKVRLAPQVDSTRSAIVLSQLIARRE; translated from the coding sequence ATGTCGATCGACGACCTCGACCGCCGCATCATCGACGAGCTCAAGCTCGATGGACGCATCAGCTACCAGGACATGGGGGAGCGCATCGGACTGTCGCCCACGGCGGTCAAGCGCCGGATGGACAGGATGGCGTCAGCCGGGGTCATTCGCGGCTACACGGTGCTAGTCGATCCTAGCGTCGACGGCAGGGACACCGAGGCATTCGTCGAGGTCTTCTGCCGCGGGACCGTGGGCCCTGACGAGCTGCGCCGCATCCTGTCCGGCATCCCCGACGTGATCGAGGCTCAGACCGTCACCGGAGAGGCTGACGCCCTGGTGCGGCTGCGCGCCAGCAGCATGCCGGCGCTGGAGGACGCGCTCGAGAAGGTGCGTCTGGCGCCGCAGGTCGACTCGACCCGTTCGGCGATCGTCCTGTCGCAGCTCATCGCCCGTCGGGAGTGA